The DNA window AACGATAACACAACAAGAAAGTCTCACTACCGATGCAATGTTTCGGCATGTTGTCATCTTGAAGTTTGAATTTTATTCAGCCAAAAAGGGGCAGAGCTAAGCCCTTTAATAGtgcgggtccttgtttaagTTATTAGATATTGGTTGTCTAACTCAACTCTGTTGGCCAAGACTGAGAGCCCTGCTATATAGTCAAAATTGTTAGTCACACAATTACAGTATAGCAATCACTATATCCAGTGGTAGTTTGTCAATGCTTCAcccaaaaacaaaactatcgacatcaaaaatattttcatacCCTAGCATGAACAGCTTGCTGTCCAACCATCAAATCCACAGATTTCCTTAGTTTAGCTACCCGCAAGTCCCAGATATCTTTGACCAGGGTACGGACCTCGTCAGCATGTGGTATATCCTCTGCAGCACTGCAATACATAGATCTCTCTTTGAGGAGCCAGCATGACAGCAAAACATGTAGTGGGGACAGGAGCAAGACAGAGATGGAAAACATGTAGATAGTAGGACAGGCACAAGACAAGAGGGCAAAACATGTAGATAGTAGGACAGGCACAAGACAGAGATGGAAAACATGTAGATAGTAGGACAGGCACAAGACAAGAGGGCAAAACATGTAGAGAGGAAAGCACACACATTAAATGTTAAGAGAGAACAGAGAAGGGAAATATTATTAATCCACTTTTACAGAAAAAATTAGAGAGAGATAGATGGAGGAAGTGCAGACAGACCAAAAcacagacaaaaagacagaaTTGCCTACCAGCTCAAAAGTAATGAAGCCATTTCCATGTAGTACTTAGAAGGCATCTTAGTGAAATACTCTTCTTTGTTTTCCTCTTCCTTTAGTGTCCTCAGTTTTTCTAGAAAAAAGGGGATCAAAAGGTGAAATATCAgtccgtagccaggattttgagcaggGGGTTGCGTTGTTTACCCATTTAATACACCATTTTTTGTTGGGTAGCTTGTCCTAGCTTGCAGCTTAGAGTGGACCTCCAGCCAAGTGGGGTGGCTCTTTTGAACActcctggctatgggcctgaaTATAGCACACAGAAAAGGACCCAAAATGGTGGGACCACAGGGAGTGGAAAGAGGTCCTCAATTCATTAAATTCAAATAAAAGCATGTACAAACACACCTGTCTATTATTTCATAGATCTGTGAATCGGCTTGATTTTCTATTACAATCTGTAATCTGTGTGACATTTAAAACCAACACACTGATCTCCAAACATATTCACTCCCTTCGTGAAACTGTCAAAGTCACCattcctctttttttttttaatttcagacccaggggggggggaggggatggcaAAGCAGAGCTCTTTTTTCACAGAGGAGTAAAACATGCCATTTTAACATgccattttgtttgatttattcCCCTCATCCCAAACTTTGGCTTTAAAAAGGCCCTAATAATTCCAAACCTCCACTTACCTACATCCATCCATTCTGGTGCCTGGATTCTgcatttctttctttgtttgaGGTTCAGAGCGACCCACAAAGGTACATCTGTGGGCAGGGAGGCATTGAATGGTCCTATATCTCCCTAGTCAAAGAGAACAATATGAATCCATCAGAATAATAATATACCATACACGTATTTTCTAGATCGCTGGATGTGCCTACTCACGCCAATAAGATAAACTTTCTTCTCCGAAAAGTTCGGCAGAATAGAAATCAACTCCTGTTCCGCCAAGAATTCGACTTCGGACGGATCCATCTTCTAGCAAAACTATCCTCTGCTTCACAAGATTTATCGTATAATTTCTCCACAATATAAGGAGTACGATTTAGCGATCTATCACACTCGCTCGTTCCTTGTTGAATGTTTT is part of the Nematostella vectensis chromosome 13, jaNemVect1.1, whole genome shotgun sequence genome and encodes:
- the LOC5505167 gene encoding DNA replication complex GINS protein PSF2, with protein sequence MDPSEVEFLAEQELISILPNFSEKKVYLIGGDIGPFNASLPTDVPLWVALNLKQRKKCRIQAPEWMDVEKLRTLKEEENKEEYFTKMPSKYYMEMASLLLSCAAEDIPHADEVRTLVKDIWDLRVAKLRKSVDLMVGQQAVHARLDDLTLMEINTIRPLLTESLNHMHNLRCVASENPSTES